In one Tripterygium wilfordii isolate XIE 37 chromosome 22, ASM1340144v1, whole genome shotgun sequence genomic region, the following are encoded:
- the LOC119990586 gene encoding bet1-like SNARE 1-1 isoform X1, with translation MNQSMNSRSRDFRGNKAALFDGIEEGGIRASASYSHEIDEHDNERALEGLQDRVILLKRLSGDINEEVDSHNRMLERTGNDMDASRGILSGTMDRLKMVFETKSSRKMFTLVASFVVIFLIIYYITR, from the exons ATGAATCAATCCATGAATTCTAGGAG CAGGGATTTCCGCGGTAATAAAGCTGCTCTTTTTGATGGCATCGAGGAAGGTGGCATCAGGGCATCAGCTTCTTACTCCCATGAAATTGACGAGCATGATAATGAAAGGGCATTAGAAGGATTGCAAGATAGGGTCATTCTGCTTAAGAGA CTGTCAGGTGATATAAATGAGGAGGTGGATAGTCATAATCGGATGCTAGAAAGAACG GGAAACGATATGGATGCATCTAGAGGAATCCTGTCAGGCACCATGGATCGGTTGAAGATG GTATTCGAGACCAAATCAAGCCGGAAAATGTTTACACTTGTGGCATCCTTTGTGGTCATTTTCCTTATCATATACTATATAACTAGGTAA
- the LOC119992262 gene encoding 1-aminocyclopropane-1-carboxylate oxidase homolog 1-like: MEVTPCVQDLSSCDQAKFYQTKSGVKGLVDSGITKIPKIFIHPPENLDQLSHNAREIGLQVPLIDLEGFEGVGRKNIVDQIRKATAEWGFFQLINHGVPVSLMDDMIEAVRGFHEQPNEEKMKIYSHDSEKPVKFFCNRDLLTCRTPDWRDTLGLDFHDGKVDPALLPQICRDSVKEYMKQMIELRKRLSQLLSEALGLSSGYLDGLECMESPSLECHYYPACPEPELTLCTHKHTDPVFLTILLQDSTGGLQVGHQDMWVDLPPMEGALVVNVGDLMQLITNDRFKSMEHRVIAQRIGPRVSVACFFLPSLTNFGKPYGPIKELLSNNPAIYRETLVTDYIVHYRSEGLDGSPSLPHFKLQ, from the exons ATGGAAGTCACTCCATGTGTTCAAGACTTGTCAAGTTGCGACCAAGCCAAGTTTTATCAGACAAAATCTGGTGTTAAAGGACTGGTTGACTCTGGCATTACCAAGATCCCCAAAATTTTCATTCACCCACCTGAGAATTTGGACCAGTTATCTCACAATGCTAGAGAGATTGGCCTCCAAGTTCCATTGATAGACCTAGAAGGGTTTGAAGGTGTTGGAAGGAAGAACATAGTTGACCAGATTCGGAAAGCAACAGCAGAGTGGGGTTTCTTCCAGTTGATTAATCATGGAGTTCCAGTTAGTCTGATGGATGATATGATTGAAGCTGTGAGAGGATTCCATGAGCAACCCAATGAGGAGAAAATGAAGATCTACTCTCATGATTCTGAAAAACCGGTTAAGTTCTTCTGCAATCGAGATCTACTCACGTGTAGAACCCCAGATTGGAGGGATACTTTGGGACTTGATTTCCATGATGGTAAGGTTGACCCTGCACTTCTTCCTCAAATATGCAG AGATTCTGTTAAGGAATACATGAAACAAATGATTGAACTGAGGAAGCGATTATCTCAACTACTCTCTGAAGCTCTGGGACTGAGCAGTGGCTATCTTGATGGCTTGGAGTGCATGGAAAGTCCATCACTTGAGTGCCACTACTACCCGGCATGCCCCGAGCCGGAACTGACACTCTGCACACACAAGCATACAGACCCAGTTTTTCTGACTATACTCTTGCAGGACTCTACTGGTGGCCTCCAAGTTGGTCATCAAGATATGTGGGTTGACTTGCCTCCAATGGAAGGAGCTCTAGTGGTGAATGTGGGTGACTTGATGCAG CTTATCACCAACGATAGATTCAAAAGCATGGAGCATAGGGTAATCGCTCAAAGGATCGGCCCCAGGGTGTCGGTTGCATGCTTCTTCTTACCGAGTCTAACAAACTTCGGTAAACCGTATGGACCGATAAAGGAGCTTCTCTCCAACAACCCAGCAATTTACAGGGAAACTCTTGTCACTGATTACATTGTTCACTATAGGTCTGAAGGACTGGATGGTAGTCCAAGCCTACCTCATTTTAAATTACAGTAA
- the LOC119991804 gene encoding uncharacterized protein LOC119991804 → MAFTSFIGRLLFASVFILSAYQEFIEIGVDGGLAGKTLKPKFDIFANLVHSNTGIQLPEIEAKHLVAAAMAFKGIGATLFIFGNFFGAFLLLLHQLIFTPVMYDFYNYDSESKEFNQLFVKFTQNMALFGALMFFIGMKNSIPRRQHKRKAPKTKTG, encoded by the exons ATGGCTTTCACGTCTTTTATTGGAAGACTCCTTTTCGCTTCGGTATTCATACTCTCCGCCTACCAAGA GTTCATTGAAATTGGGGTTGATGGTGGACTTGCAGGGAAGACTCTTAAACCAAAGTTTGATATCTTTGCCAATCTTGTGCATTCTAACACGGGCATACAGCTGCCAGAAATTGAA GCTAAACATTTAGTTGCTGCAGCTATGGCGTTCAAGGGCATTGGGGCCACCCTTTTTATATTTGGCAACTTCTTTGGCGCATTTCTTCTG CTTCTGCATCAGTTGATCTTCACGCCAGTAATGTATGATTTCTACAACTACGATAGCGAGTCAAAAGAATTCAATCAGCTGTTTGTCAAATTTACACAG AATATGGCACTTTTTGGGGCACTGATGTTTTTCATAGGGATGAAGAACTCAATTCCTCGAAGACAACACAAGAGAAAGGCTCCCAAAACAAAAACTGGTTAG
- the LOC119992084 gene encoding transcription factor MTB3-like: MNEKFWVNERDKTMMESVLGTEAGNYLLSTTNNVLLNLVSPVGDLGVQQGLCQLAERSNWNYAIFWQVSSLKSGGSVLVWGDGHCKNPKAGTGDVNSSGQVNSGVETKEKMNKQVLQKLHTCFHGSNEDNYAAQLDEVSDVEMLYLTSMYFTFRCDSAYDLVESFKSGRVIWASDMVRCLNHYQLRSFLATSAGFRTVVFVPLKSGVVELGSVKSIPEENDIMERVKTIFELSNSAETKVFPKIFGRELSLGSSKSRSISINFCPKVEDNDLVFDSYELQAVGGKQIFGSTSNGCASKNKEAKLSNVNQMIVGGFNAKVSSDQPKDDLSTPNDDRKPRKRGRKPANGREEPLNHVEAERQRREKLNQRFYALRAVVPNISKMDKASLLGDAITYITDLQRKIMVLETEKELVRNKQKPLPVAEIDFQPRHDDAIVSVSVSVSCPVDSHPVSQVIKAFKEHQITAQDSNVSIVENKVIHTFSIRTQIGAAEQLKEELVSALSK; the protein is encoded by the coding sequence ATGAATGAGAAATTCTGGGTGAATGAAAGGGACAAGACCATGATGGAGTCAGTTTTGGGTACTGAAGCAGGCAACTACTTACTTTCAACTACGAATAATGTTTTGCTGAACTTGGTTTCACCCGTGGGTGACTTGGGTGTGCAGCAGGGCCTCTGCCAGCTTGCTGAACGGTCCAATTGGAACTATGCCATTTTCTGGCAGGTTTCAAGCTTAAAATCTGGTGGGTCGGTTTTAGTTTGGGGCGATGGGCATTGCAAGAACCCAAAAGCCGGAACTGGAGACGTGAATTCTTCTGGGCAGGTCAACTCAGGAGTTGAGACGAAAGAGAAGATGAATAAACAGGTTCTTCAAAAGCTGCATACGTGCTTTCATGGTTCAAATGAGGATAATTATGCGGCTCAATTGGATGAGGTTTCGGATGTGGAGATGTTGTATCTCACCTCAATGTACTTTACATTTCGATGTGATTCAGCATATGACCTTGTAGAGTCGTTCAAATCTGGTAGAGTAATTTGGGCTTCAGATATGGTTCGTTGTCTTAATCATTACCAGTTGAGATCTTTTCTTGCGACATCAGCTGGGTTCCGCACTGTGGTGTTTGTACCTTTGAAATCTGGAGTTGTGGAACTAGGATCTGTGAAATCAATCCCAGAAGAGAATGATATAATGGAGAGGGTCAAGACCATATTTGAGCTTTCTAACTCTGCTGAAACCAAGGTGTTTCCTAAAATTTTTGGGCGTGAACTAAGTCTTGGCAGCTCTAAGTCGAGATCAATTAGTATTAACTTTTGCCCAAAGGTAGAAGATAATGATTTGGTTTTCGATTCTTACGAACTACAAGCAGTCGGTGGCAAACAAATTTTTGGGAGTACTTCGAATGGGTGTGCCAGTAAGAATAAGGAGGCGAAGCTGTCTAACGTAAATCAAATGATTGTTGGAGGCTTCAATGCCAAAGTAAGTTCTGATCAGCCTAAAGATGACCTGTCAACTCCAAATGATGACCGCAAACCTAGGAAGAGAGGAAGGAAGCCTGCCAATGGGAGGGAAGAACCCCTGAATCACGTGGAAGCAGAGCGGCAGAGGAGGGAGAAGCTTAACCAGAGATTCTATGCATTAAGAGCTGTTGTGCCCAACATTTCTAAGATGGACAAGGCCTCTCTACTTGGTGATGCCATTACCTATATCACTGATCTCCAAAGGAAGATCATGGTTCTGGAAACAGAGAAGGAGCTAGTGAGAAATAAGCAAAAGCCATTGCCGGTGGCAGAGATTGATTTTCAGCCTAGACATGATGATGCAATCGTGAGCGTGAGCGTGAGCGTGAGCTGCCCTGTGGATTCTCATCCAGTTTCCCAAGTCATCAAAGCATTCAAGGAACATCAAATTACAGCTCAAGACTCAAATGTTTCGATAGTAGAGAACAAGGTTATACACACGTTCTCGATTAGAACACAAATTGGTGCTGCAGAGCAGTTGAAAGAAGAACTTGTTTCAGCCCTCTCCAAATGA
- the LOC119990343 gene encoding transcriptional regulator SUPERMAN-like, translated as MMMMESNDREDYSKSSSEEETDRSERANDDYTGIGRSYECVFCKRGFTTAQALGGHMNIHRKDRAKNRPVSSNSVAIPSLSSKVGDGEGTLIRSSYYPIQSYQPHHYSSIPSHQVQTNFQAFFPEISWGLRSSHAHLHNDGDDSLVQYPYQYLNLFGEDPCRSLSLNIGSSGAYDNKSKRGEDELDLELRLGYDP; from the coding sequence ATGATGATGATGGAATCCAACGACCGTGAAGACTACTCCAAGAGCTCAAGCGAAGAAGAGACAGATAGATCGGAGCGGGCCAACGACGATTACACAGGCATCGGACGCTCCTACGAGTGTGTGTTTTGCAAGAGAGGCTTCACTACAGCACAAGCTTTGGGTGGACACATGAATATTCACAGGAAAGATAGGGCCAAGAACAGGCCTGTTAGTAGTAATTCAGTTGCAATTCCTTCACTCTCAAGCAAAGTTGGTGATGGGGAGGGTACTTTGATCAGGTCATCCTACTATCCAATCCAAAGCTATCAACCTCATCATTATAGTTCCATTCCTAGTCATCAGGTACAAACAAACTTTCAAGCATTTTTCCCTGAAATTTCTTGGGGATTGAGATCTTCTCATGCACACCTTCACAACGATGGCGATGATTCGTTAGTCCAATATCCATATCAGTACTTGAATCTATTTGGGGAGGATCCTTGCAGGAGTCTAAGCTTGAATATTGGTTCATCTGGGGCATACGATAACAAATCGAAGAGAGGTGAAGATGAATTAGATTTGGAGCTTAGACTTGGTTATGATCCTTAG
- the LOC119991414 gene encoding pentatricopeptide repeat-containing protein At1g06140, mitochondrial codes for MPPGPPGGGKITPIISVQNPCRPLLHLFLCTKTLSPTKQLHAHLIIHGLHRDVLSGSKLANAYIELGSLHLARIAFDQISRRNLRSWNTIISGYSNSNRSGEVLLLYRQMRRECQGVDSFNLVFAIKAIIGLSQLRDGESVHCLAIKSGMERDPYVARVLVEMQVKLGSVEDARKVFEEVSERSSVLCGVMMKGYLKISKECEVFQLFSQMRSSGLMLDALTLEGLVRASGNVSAVGEGEAFHGLGIKMDLTNSNAFLHTSLIDMYMKCGLVDLAVKLFEEVDDKDVVLWTSMILGFSKNGKAVEALALFHKMLRESISLNAFTLASILIACSSLGSLNQGKSVHGYMIRNGITLDVVNYTSLIDMYAKCGCVATALRVFNVMSKKNVVSWSAIINAFGSHGLYSEAFAFFDQMISENQVPNSITFISVLSACSHSGKVEEGWKYFNLMRRDYGIVPAEEHYACMVDLLGKSGKIDDALYFINRMPIKPGASIWSALLCACKIQRRFDLAEEVAKKLLSLEDDRSGSARVLLSNVYADVGKWEMAKNTMMKRTRKGLHKSVGFTSIEVKKKLYVFTSDDIKACKNTQVETLWNYLRAGMKRLGYIPDLSFAPHDGEVKQEVLCGHSEKLAIVFGLLKAGDGVPIRVTKNLRVCGDCHTTIKYISLQTGRKIIMRDLKRFHYVGDGVCSCEDYW; via the coding sequence ATGCCTCCCGGCCCTCCCGGTGGAGGGAAAATAACACCCATCATTTCTGTTCAAAACCCCTGTAGACCTCTGTTGCATCTCTTTCTCTGCACCAAAACCCTATCCCCGACTAAACAGCTTCATGCCCACCTCATCATCCATGGCCTCCACCGAGACGTCTTATCCGGTTCAAAACTCGCCAATGCCTACATCGAATTGGGCTCTCTCCATCTCGCCCGCATAGCCTTTGATCAAATCAGTCGCAGGAACCTCCGCTCATGGAACACCATCATCTCCGGATACTCCAACAGCAACCGTTCTGGTGAAGTTCTTCTGCTTTATCGCCAAATGCGAAGAGAATGTCAAGGAGTAGATAGTTTCAATCTGGTGTTTGCCATTAAGGCGATTATTGGGTTGTCGCAGTTGCGAGATGGTGAGTCGGTTCACTGTTTGGCAATCAAGTCTGGGATGGAGAGAGATCCGTACGTTGCTCGTGTGCTGGTGGAAATGCAAGTCAAGTTGGGTTCTGTTGAGGATGCACGGAAAGTGTTTGAGGAAGTTTCGGAGAGAAGTTCTGTTCTTTGTGGCGTTATGATGAAAGGTTATTTGAAGATTTCAAAAGAATGTGAAGTGTTCCAGTTGTTCTCTCAAATGAGGAGTTCAGGGTTAATGTTGGATGCTTTAACATTAGAGGGTTTGGTTCGAGCGAGTGGAAATGTTTCTGCTGTTGGAGAAGGGGAAGCATTTCATGGTTTaggcataaaaatggatttAACTAATTCTAATGCCTTTCTACACACATCCCTTATAGACATGTACATGAAGTGTGGTTTGGTTGATTTAGCAGTTAAATTGTTTGAAGAAGTGGATGATAAAGATGTGGTTCTATGGACTTCAATGATTTTGGGTTTTTCGAAAAATGGGAAAGCAGTAGAAGCCTTGGCTTTATTTCATAAGATGCTGAGAGAATCAATCAGCCTGAATGCATTTACCTTGGCCAGCATTCTTATTGCTTGCTCGAGTCTCGGATCATTGAATCAGGGAAAAAGTGTTCATGGTTATATGATAAGGAATGGTATTACCTTGGATGTAGTAAACTACACTTCCTTAATTGATATGTATGCAAAGTGTGGTTGTGTTGCAACAGCTCTCCGAGTCTTCAATGTGATGTCAAAGAAAAATGTTGTTTCTTGGAGTGCAATAATCAATGCTTTTGGAAGTCACGGTTTATACTCAGAAGCATTTGCTTTTTTCGATCAAATGATTTCAGAAAACCAGGTACCGAACTCCATAACGTTTATCTCAGTTTTGTCAGCTTGTAGTCATTCTGGAAAAGTTGAAGAAGGATGGAAGTACTTCAATTTAATGAGAAGGGATTATGGAATTGTTCCAGCGGAGGAGCACTATGCGTGTATGGTAGATTTATTAGGCAAATCAGGGAAAATTGATGACGCTTTATACTTCATTAATAGGATGCCAATAAAGCCTGGTGCTAGCATATGGAGCGCTTTGTTGTGTGCGTGCAAGATACAGAGAAGATTTGATTTAGCTGAAGAAGTAGCAAAAAAGCTTCTATCTTTAGAGGATGATCGATCAGGTAGTGCTCGTGTTTTGCTTTCTAATGTATATGCAGATGTTGGCAAGTGGGAGATGGCAAAGAATACAATGATGAAAAGGACCAGGAAGGGGCTTCATAAAAGTGTTGGATTTACCTCAATTGAAGTCAAGAAGAAGTTGTATGTTTTTACTTCCGATGATATAAAAGCTTGTAAAAACACACAAGTTGAGACTCTGTGGAACTATCTGAGAGCGGGAATGAAAAGGCTCGGTTACATACCTGATTTAAGCTTTGCTCCTCATGATGGTGAGGTGAAGCAAGAAGTTCTTTGTGGCCATAGTGAGAAATTGGCAATTGTGTTTGGGCTGTTAAAGGCTGGCGATGGAGTGCCCATCAGAGTAACAAAGAACCTGAGAGTTTGTGGGGATTGTCATACCACAATCAAATATATTTCTTTACAAACTGGAAGGAAGATCATAATGAGGGATCTTAAGAGATTTCACTATGTAGGGGATGGTGTTTGTTCCTGTGAAGACTATTGGTAA
- the LOC119990586 gene encoding bet1-like SNARE 1-1 isoform X2: protein MNQSMNSRRDFRGNKAALFDGIEEGGIRASASYSHEIDEHDNERALEGLQDRVILLKRLSGDINEEVDSHNRMLERTGNDMDASRGILSGTMDRLKMVFETKSSRKMFTLVASFVVIFLIIYYITR, encoded by the exons ATGAATCAATCCATGAATTCTAGGAG GGATTTCCGCGGTAATAAAGCTGCTCTTTTTGATGGCATCGAGGAAGGTGGCATCAGGGCATCAGCTTCTTACTCCCATGAAATTGACGAGCATGATAATGAAAGGGCATTAGAAGGATTGCAAGATAGGGTCATTCTGCTTAAGAGA CTGTCAGGTGATATAAATGAGGAGGTGGATAGTCATAATCGGATGCTAGAAAGAACG GGAAACGATATGGATGCATCTAGAGGAATCCTGTCAGGCACCATGGATCGGTTGAAGATG GTATTCGAGACCAAATCAAGCCGGAAAATGTTTACACTTGTGGCATCCTTTGTGGTCATTTTCCTTATCATATACTATATAACTAGGTAA